The following DNA comes from Nicotiana sylvestris chromosome 10, ASM39365v2, whole genome shotgun sequence.
GAATTTGAAAggtatatcccattatccaggagggtcctgaaaactcctagttatatGATGGTTTTAAATccaaattatatcttctaaaggtatgacttccgctaaatcttgttatctaatggaaatttTAGAGccaagtcccattattcaggagtgtcctgaaaactcctaattgaatcctatctcatgcatgcaaactttgaagccaacttatattcctttgggttACATTtgtgctagattttgctactcatgattgttttgaattttaaactaggtttCATTTtcgaggagggtcctgagaatttatggtcaaacctgtctggtgcttgcctttcctaatggagggtttctccgaaacaaacgaaattttctgcccttgtttcaatcaaagaaagcTTTGTgaatttaaacatggtggttggtttgtgtccTTGAACtctgagggcgattgctccttcatttcccatgataactttgatttccactcgaagactttgcttgtttattgactaaccactttctctgtcacccttatcacaaaaaaatacctcttctccattcagacccaataccctccatctgttgcattgttcatgaactgacatttaccaaacctttgtgtatcacatgaatctcaaagcacaacaattgccacccactcctTGCGTATGCTGTTCTTTCTTAACTTAAACCACTGGtcctggccttgaggtctattgctcccttatttgccatgataactttgatttctgcttggaagaccttgcttgtcactggttaaccacccTTTTGTCAATCTTACCACAAAAAATACCTTTAATccattcacctaacaccctccatctattgcattgttcatgaattgatatataccaaacctttgtatttcacatggatcccaaagcatgttgactgttaccaactcagtgcgcttgttgttctttcctgacttatgacactttgatgtgctagctagATCCTGTTTTGTGCAGTTGGAAAGCTGGtgtcaaattttgaagtcatttctcacttgttttgaccaaacaggctcaggaagaggaagtaaacaagacaaaaggaataaAGTAAAGGATAATGGAAAGAGGTGATtcttaacaagaaaactacaaagtagaaacctatcatatgtggataccaactctaatcaCCATGACAcacacctgtggcctattctgttaagcaagcctgatgttcaactcttgttacacccctaaaccgtgaaactgggcttcaatgctccgattatctaATCTGATTcgcgatccttattcgacttgtagtgcccaaagggttttcaccatcaagactctctcattttgttctttctctcaagtCACCGTCGCCTTAAGGTGCCCATGAAAATTTTCACCAataggactctctcatttttgatttctctcagctttcattgcCTTACGGTGTccgtgagggttttcatcaataagactctctcatttttcattttccttgtttggactggagtgttgcccctaatatgattcacctctacttgcttgccttggcatctctcgaagattgatcgaaaggtctttctctggaccgtaatgtggggttttggatggggttagaaagaaagggtatcaaaaggctcaataAAACTCAATTGGGTTCGAAAttgcaacttttggaatcagatttcttacaacaaccacaacttcagCCCcaatttctttgcttggggacttttgaatttttatttgatggtaccgaaccgtgaggctgcctatgtatccttaaaagaaatcaggtcgaacatagttcatgacatagaaattactttgttgttgtaatttttcatttcctttcttttctcttcttttcttttttttttctatttttgttgtttttctttcatgtttttttttcttttcttctatcttttcattcttctttttttcccttttttctctcttttctctctttccctttacttatcttttgctcttgcgtttctgaactttgctactgattccaaaagatgggtatgaaagaaaataaataaggctcaaaggggtaacaaatgaTAAAgcgtttagatagcagaataaaatgccttcatcattccaatcttcaaagcgTGCCAGATGCAAACaatacaattaaacaaaccaaagaaataacacataatatcttttgactgcatcagaattgataaccatatccacacatttgccttctatatctgttaaatacaaagcaccattggacaacattctcactctcattaccacgaacgtcccctgtcaatttgggcaaacttgcctttaacTTCAACccgatgcggcatgatgcatttcgaaatggtttctttatgttctatctaccccagtttcacacaattcggtcTTGAAGTGATcacaaaatgcctttacttatttccgtcaaatgtccctatcatcttcaaaattgttttattgcttcatgactaaactgagTTTTaaagaccaggctgagaattacgcgtgcatgtcatgtcactagagtcaataggaaaagaactataaaaagaaaagagaactaaacaaaatgactagaaattacagaaaatagaaaattgcattagacaaacagtgaaagggtttgaacaacaaaacaagcaaaataactaGGGTTACAACCCTAGGTTCTCTTTCAGTGAATGAGTTTCTTGAGTACACAATGAATGGTGTGATCTAAACCGATAGTTCAGTTCTTATATCACTCATTTTctttgatacaatgcctcaccagtgttgttctctctttcttctctaacttgttacacaGCAGATCTAGTAGAGCAACAATGTTTGTTTGTagtagaacaaagagagggtgtttggttcgatcaaagtatataTGCTAAGGTAGAGATACAAGTTTAAATACTTTGAGGAGGCTTGATTTCTGGAGAGATTTGcaaacccaagagatttgatccttagaaagaaattgattctttccaagaataaggttaTTCAGCAACGGCTTTGTCTTGACGAGAGGCTTTAATGACTTCCCTTATACATTCTTGATAGCGTCGGATATCCTTCCTTGAATCTTGATCTTTCTATATTTAGTATACTTGATTGATTATCTTGCAAGATCTTCGATACTCTTGATTGATTTGATTCCTTCAGTCTAGCCTTAATTGATTTCATCAGTATTGGACACTATCATTGATTCCTTTAATCTTGGATGCTTTCCTTGATTTTCTCTAATTGATTCCTTCAATATTGAATGTTATCCATGAGTTCCTTGATCTTTTCTGATTGATTCCTTACTATCCATGAGTTTCTATACAAAGAACAAATATATCATTTTCATTATTAAAATCAGATCTAACAATCTCCCCCTTTTTATGATGATAAAATATACATCAGTTGACTTCCCtgtattttactccccctcaaTGAGAGCAGTTGACTTTCTTTGGTTACAACTGTTGAGGCTCATGTAGTCGACTTCTTCTGCAGGATCTATGACTCCCCCTCAAAAAGTGATGATCTACTACCTGCACTTACCCTTCAGTCGACTTATCCTTGTATGTACCTGTACAAATACATATATCATTTCTCCCCCTTTTTGACATCAGCATAGAGGGAATAGTAAAACAGACCTCATACTAAAACAAGATTTATAGCATGATATGCTGGCGAAGTTatatcaaaacaaaagaaaacaaaaaaatcacACACCGACTGATTTTTCAATCCAAAAACAGCATAGCAAAAATTGTCTTAAACTTCCACATTAACGATGCAGAAAATAGGTAAGAGTATTGCAGATCGCCTCATTCGGTCGATCAAAGCTGACATTGGCTGAAACACTCATTCCATCAAGCCTATCATGAACCTCCTTGAATGTCTTGGCAGCGTTTTCCCTTGCTCTGAGAACTGCAACTCTTATTTTGGAAACATCAGACCCTATTTCTTTGGAGATAGTATGAATGTCACCAACAGTGGACTGAGTGGCAGTGAGAAGATCTTTGATAGTAGAGAGCTGATTGTCAATGGCACTAAGCTTTTTAGCAAGGTCAGGATTACTGTGGCTAGGATGAGAAGCAGAAGGTTTGGGTTTGGAATCTATTTAAGCATGCTTGACTTCTCCTTCTTGTTTCTTAACACATGAGCCCTTCACACACACATACCCCATACTCGCAAAAGCTCTGGAGTTGTAAGATTTCCTTaggaaaaataaggaaaataggaacaacatgaaatccagAAGAAAGATACAAAGCAAAAGCGAAATAGTATCCCTACCAAACTAATTCCACAAAGTTATGACATAAGGCAacactcaactacctcctaacatACAACCTCAACATTCgacctccacatgttcctatcaagtgtcatgtcctcggaaatctgaagcctcgccatatcgTGCCTGATTACCTCCcctcaatacttcttaggcctctcactacctcttctcgtgccctccacaaccagtcattcgcacctccttaccggagcatctgggcttctcctctgaacatgcccgaaccatctaagcctcgtttttcgcatcttgtcatcaattgGAGCCACgtacaccttctcccgaatatcatcattcctaattttatccatcctagtatgcccgcacatccacctcaacatcctcatttctactaccttcatcttctggatatgtgactTCTTAACatgccaacactcagccccatatatcatggccggtctaaccaccgctttatagaacttacctttgagtatcagtggcactctcttgtcgTACAATACTCTAGATACTAATCTCCACTTTATCCATCCTACCCTAATGCGGTGTGTGACATCAtcgtcgatctcccctcccctctgaataaccgacccaaggtacttgaagttgCCTCTACTCGGGAagacctgtgattcaagcctcacatccacgcccaTTTCCCCCTGCTCtacgctgaacttacactccatgTATTCCGTCTTCATCCTGTTAAGCTTAAAACCCTTAGATTCAAgagcctgtctccaaacctccagcctctcgttaacaccggCTCGCGActcatcaattagaactatgtcatcggcgaatagcatgcaccatggcacatcCCCTTAAATGTGGTGTGTTAACGCGTCCATCACCAGGGCGAATAAGAACGGACTGAGTGCagaaccttggtgtaaccccataacaaccTAAAAATCCTCAGAATCGCCTCCTattgtcctaacccgagtctttgccccatcatacatgtccttaatcgcgaTAATGTAGGGAACCTCATGCTTTTTGCCTCCAATCTTCTCCAGATAatttctctaggaaccttgtcatacgctttctctaggtcaataaataGCTTGTGCAGGTCTTTCTTCCTATCTCAGTACTGTTCAAAAGTACAGAAAGGTTAACCCTCAGGCTAGCACCTCAGAACCCGGCAAATTTTATAAAACCCAAACACCCATTCCGATaagagttcaaccatactaatattatcaaattctgataccaattcatccttcaaatcatcattttacactttgaaagttttcttcaaaaatcctcatttttctcaactcaaaacactaattaaatgataaaaataaatatagaatcatggaataaaataaattctaggtgaagaacacttaacCAAATGATCtgcttgaaaaacccacaaagaaTCGCTGAAAATTGAgctctacaactccaaaaatgTTAAAAATAGCCAACCCTCGGAATAGAGTATTTttacattctgcccaggtatttgtACATTGCGATCGTGGAAATATAATTCCGATCACGAAGAGGAATAATTGACTGCCACAAAATTGCAACACGCGATCGCAGATTAGTCAATGCGATCGCAAAGAAGAAATGGCACTGCCCCACAAAAAGTACTATGCGAAGGCGGACAAAATGATGCGAACGCGGGGAAAAGAAAACACACACTTACGCAATCGCGGACCACTCactgcgaatgcgaagaagggaAAATGATCAGTCCCAGGACAGCTTACACGAACGCGGCTTGAACTTCACGATCGCATAGAAGACCTTCCAAAACTTCAatatttccaacttttgccaaaataCTTCAAATTACCTCACGGACCTCTATATCCAAATCCGGACGCAcgcctaaatccaaaatcactTTACGAAGCTGTTGGAATTATCAAAATTCCATTTCGAAGTAGTATACACCAAAATCAAATTCTGGTCAACTCATACCATTTAAGCTTCCAAATCTAGAATCCTTCTTTCAAATTGACTCTGAATCATTTGTTAACTGAACTTGGCTATGCACGCAAATCATAACCCATAATACAAAGTTTTTTATAATCTTATGCCACCGAACGAGActttaattctcaaaatgaccggtctgGTCGTTACAATGCTGTAATGTAGAGATTTTTTTGTTAAATGTTTACCTTAGTTTAATTATACAATGtgtaatataaaataaatatgtgGTATTGGATTATTTAATTCATGTGTTACTAATATATGTATTAACTATTTCACATTCTATTTTACATAAATAATACATACATTTGTTGTATAACTTATCCATCTGTTACTTTTATCCCCAATGGAAAAAGAAATCAAACATAACATTAGTTATGCTGACTTTCGTACAAAGAAACTAGAGACTACCAAACATGGTATTAGTTATGTTACTCCTAATAAATAAATAACTTACCCTATAATCAACCTTTTAATGCTATAAATatgtgtgtcacacctcctttttaccacccccgAAAGGGGTgtaaggaagttttttccaacttaactaATAATCAAaatggattatttatttaaaattcagagacgccacttgggataatttattgtgtcccaagtcaccggtttaaatcccgaatcgaggaaagattgactctgttttacagtctgcgaacacagaaagccgggtaagaaattctgttaacccgagagaaggtgttaggcattcccgggttccgtggttctagcacggttgcttaactattattattggcctaattatctgattaatcacatgttttaAACTATGATGCATTTTTAGCTTATTAACCGTTTTCAATTATTTCAAAccgcttttaggaagattcaacgttatttaaaacatggccttgaaccacgccacatgaaatgcacccgcggttcgcgaCACATTCTACTTAACGTTGTTAAGAATTAAAATTGGGTCACATCAAATTCACACCCGAAATTAGTAATTAAATAAAATCAATTTAaagaacgcgcctaaagcgactacaaAAGTTCAAATTAATAACGAAGTTTGCGAAGGCCAAGGAAAATTCAATTGCTGGCACACCCCGATTTTAAAGGGTTAGTACtaattatatgagggccatgaactTAGGAGTTTCATTCGGCATGGCGCGCCTCAAATTACTTCTACTAAAAGGGTTTCTTAATTTAGtctttgagggccataaattatatttttctttgaTATGGCACACCTCACTCTAACTAAAGGAACTATATTTAATTTAACGGACTAAGGTAATAATGAGTTTCATTCTTAATTCGGTCATCATTGCTATACGCAGCCTATTCAAAGTGCTACATATTGGCCTAATATTTAGAGAAAAGTGAATTCTAGACTTAAGTAACAATAAGCAATAATTCAAAGGGCATTGGGCTCAAGGTGAGGCCCAGAATTAAACGGGATCAGCCAAAGGTctaactaggccagcctcaaagCCCGGTTGCATGACTTGCTGCAACAAAGCTTGAACAAATGAGCACATGAACATCTTGAGTTCAGGTGATGTCTCAAACAAAAATTTCCAGCGAAAGTGAATCAACTACACAAGATAAAAGACCTGACTTGAGACTGGGCGGCCCAATTTGGGGCCTATGTTAAGTGCCATTTGAGGCCCAACATCCATGTGGCCTCATGACAACCCAAGTTATTTTGCACATTTTTTAACACGAACTAATACCAAATCATAATACTATTCTGAAAGTACAACATTTAAACGTTACAACAACTCATACATATTTGATTTCACTGTTAATACATAATAAAGTTCAATTTTTAAATCAAACActtaacatgatttcaaaataTACACATACACTTACTGACATGGATTCAACTAAAAGTTCTCATTCAAATCCAATATATCACTTAGCAATTCAAGCAAAATTTCCAAATACTATATTGACTTCTACATACTTAAATAAATCCAACAGTCCCCATATCCAAACAGTATTTCCATCAATTTACAAACCAACAGGCTGAATTAAAGCATTTATCCAACTTACAAATAAAATTCAAAGCTAATGACAGAAATGGACAAACACAACATACGAAAAGATAAATTTAAACTTATTACAGAATCGATTAGACATAAAAATATAGATATAGCATTCAATATAACAAATGTGTCATAGATTTCCAACATAAGAACATAGCTGCAGATCCTTTCATTTCACATATCAATGAGATCTAGAGAGTACATAGTTACCGCAACAAAACAACAGGAAAATAAGCCTGAGGTTAGGAGTAGGACAGCAGCAGTATATCAGCAACAAAAAGCACAACCAACACTCAGCCTTTACACCATTTTGAAACCACATAAACATAGTTCTTTTGAGTTTTTAAAATTTCTGACTAACAGTGGAAATCAAAGAGCAAAAACCAGCAAGTTTCAACCACATAATGCAAGAAATTTTCAGTATTTTCAGAGGCTAGAAGTCTCAGCCGTTTCTAAGTTTTTTAGTATTCCCATCTCCTCATTTCACTGAAAACCAGCCTTATATAGAGGGCTTTAGGGCAACAGAAAATGTTTTCATCATTTATTAATTACCACTTCCCCAATTTCAATTTGTTCAAATAACACCCTGATTTTTAACCTGTTTGTTTAAACTAACCCCAACCCCACCTTTTTGGAAGCTTCCCAGTCAGTTTATAAAAGATTCCCTCAAATTAAATTTCCCAAATACCCCTTAGTCCCATGgtatttactctcaagaaccaaaCATGGGTCACGTTGATCCAAAAAAAATCAAACCAGAATCATGGGCTTACGACCCGAATGGACccatccccctcccccccccttcGTTGGGCTTTTGACCTACGAAGCTTAAAGTTTTAATTCGAAAGTGAAATCCACGAGAAGACAGGCCAATGAAGTTACAAAAACTCCTGAAATCGATAATTCCAAAGAAGACAAAATAAAGGGAGACATGAGCAAATCAGACCATGAAATCAAACGGACTAACAACATGCTAACACGACTTAATCCTAAAATGCAAACAAAACAATTCAAAATAGAAAATAAGAAAGAGAAGGAAAGAATTAGAAGGAGACGAGGACGAGAATAAAATCAAAGATGAAAAACAAAGAATGGAAATACCTAAAATAGGTAGACGGACAATGGGCTTGGATGGACCTCCGGTGTTCTCCGATTTAAACCAAAATGAGTATTAATCGACTGTTCTTGTGAGAACAATTGACTAACACTCGTTTCAGGCTAGAATCGTCTTCAAAGATTACGGAACAATGAACCCAAGCTTTTGCATGAGGAATCAAAGGCAGGAATGGATCAAGTATTCATTTTAGATCTGAATTTAAGGGAAACTGGTGGGGATTTTGGGGGATTTGACACTGGCATGGTGTTTGAGGTATTATGGGGAATATGTGGTCAAATTTTGGTGGGATTTGGAGCTTCAACACCACCAGTGGAGAAATCCAGCGGGTGGCAGGCGGTGGTGAAAGACGAAGGGTCTAAGAGGGATGAAAAACAAAATCCTAGGTTAGATCTGAATGTTTGgacaattttaattaaaagaggggtagtttcaaagCCGTTGGATGAAAGCAAATGAAGGGCCCAGATTTTTTTAAACTAAATGAACTCAAAACAACGTCGTTTGAGTTGTCTTGAGACCTGAAGGGTTTGGGACTGGGTATGGCTCAAGTTTGGGCCTGGAATTCAAAGGGTTTTGGGGGAAATCCGTTTGGGCTGTGACGAATTGGCCCAAGAATTAACAGCCttttctgatttctttttcttgtcttttcaatttccaattttccttttccttttcaaattaaattaaaacctaaattaactcttaaactaaattaatttaccAAATCAGCTAATTActcatcatagtatttacaaaaattaattaacttCTAAATTGAATGGAGAActacaaaatttaaaattaaaaggttaaaaatgcaaggtgggtcattttttgtgatttttcattttaaaaaaacaactaatttactaagtaacctaaaatataaaaataaatcctaaatgcaaatgtagaGTATTTTGTATTTTCacgatttaaataaaaattaaacatgcacagaaaaatgcaaataattaagaaaattctacaaaaattcctaaaatagcaaataattaaaaacaaaaTCTATTTCCTTCGgtttttgtaggagtatttcatatagggaaaaaatcacgtgctcacagctgcccctctttgctcggaaacacgaaaagttttcgtgcaaagataaagtgagcggatacgagcgatttttgcccgcttGAATACTCCGTAGGAAGCATTTTTGAatgatttgaccgcaccctgcttccgaggttgcctacatatccttggctataaaggaatcaggtcagtgtagtcaGAAAGTTTTGGTTGCTGGGACTACCAAGAAggtgtgatttcactgttgctgttgatgctactgcttgctgaactccttattacaccaagacaaaataaagaagctagactaaactatgatctatgaattacaagaatcctatctatatcttcaaacttgatcttgcaattTCTGTTCctctgttgacttgtactctctaagcgaaattcctttgttgttgacttgaactgtattctgaggtgttttccctttgttctccaggcgggtacctgattgctgaacttgatcCATCTTTCTTTGAACATTGCtcctttccctttgttctccaagtgggcgcctgatttccaacatttgaattatcttcctttcctccgacacttgacttgttttccaggtgggcgcctgattgccgaacttgcattgtcttcctttgaacattgttgtttttactttgttctccaagtgggctcctgattaccaacgttTACAtggtttttcctcgaaacttgaactgcttccctttgttctccaggtgggttcctgattaccaacacttgaattacttttccctttgttctccaggtgggctcctgactaccaacatttgaattgtttatccctttgttctccaggcgggctcctgattaccaacacttgaattgtttttccttttgttctctaggtggtttcctgactactgaacttgaattgtattcctttcctttgaaacttgaattgttttccatttgttctccaggtgggcgcctaattgccaaaactttaattgtttttccttggaacctgatttgttttccctttgttctccaggtgggctcctgattgctgaacttgaactacttcCTCTTGCGACCGTTTTTCCTTTGAATTGTCTTCCCTTatttttccaggtgggtgcctgatttcttgAACCTGAAGTGCTTTCCATTCTTGAAACTCATGTtgttctcccttgctctccaggtgggcgcctgattacaacagaatagacaaaacaaagaaaattttctgccctaattTGGTATTTGGACACATcggtgagtgttaattgaatcatgttaccaaatatctctaagaatttaaaagctagatcccattatccaggagggtcctgaaagttagTTAAAATCaaatcttatcttaagagtgacaattttaaggctaaattatatttccctacgttagaacttacgctaaatcttgttatctaatatAGGTCTTAAATctaagtctcattattcaggagggtcttgaaaatttcgaattgaatcctatcttaagaatgaaaacttcaaagccaacttatatttcctcaagatAAAGCTTATGTTAGATCTCGCTACTCAttaatgttttgaattttaaactaggtcccattgtccaggagggtcctgaggaaCTATGATCGAACCTGTCTGGCACTtgctttcctcatggagggtttctccaaaacaaacaaaattttctgcccatgtttcaatcaaagaaaaatcttgtcagttttaaaatgtggcggttagtttgcggcattcttgTTGACGGTGATCCTCTCGCTGTCGTCACTTGCTTTGACTGGCTGAGTTGAACTGGCCTGGGATTGTTTGTCTTTCTGACTGAATTTCAACCACAGGACCCTGAATGACCCG
Coding sequences within:
- the LOC138880095 gene encoding uncharacterized protein translates to MLFADDIVLIDESRAGVNERLEVWRQALESKGFKLNRMKTEYMECKFSVEQGEMGVDVRLESQVFPSRGNFKYLGSVIQRGGEIDDDVTHRIRVGWIKWRLVSRVLYDKRVPLILKDSKPKPSASHPSHSNPDLAKKLSAIDNQLSTIKDLLTATQSTVGDIHTISKEIGSDVSKIRVAVLRARENAAKTFKEVHDRLDGMSVSANVSFDRPNEAICNTLTYFLHR